Proteins from a single region of Theileria parva strain Muguga chromosome 1, complete sequence, whole genome shotgun sequence:
- the gltX gene encoding glutamate--tRNA ligase: protein MCVCSTLWTIYNVLHIFLLLTPYTLSYRFNNINFNNVNGSKSFFNPCFINRKNSTTQPKLQLSNHSNPPTHDNSANLPHNENRLTYDNFLSDFRSEEVRVRFAPSPTGPLHIGSLRTYIYNYIFAKKNNGKLILRIDDTDSSRNNQNSLKDIFSSLNWIGLGWDEGVNRLNGDMYYQSNRKEIYKKFAQKLIDSNKAYYCFCKENFFTKFLGRIFKFKFNYKCKKCSKLSQNEIKAKLKNLKFIILLRSEGDEFDDFILVRRNGVSTYNFSSCVDDVLMNVSHIIRGSEHTTNLHKQQYLFKLLDYKCPKFVHLPLLHDEQKTKLSKRNPNSKDYTITQLSNEIYEVGDIIKMFSFDLLNNEPAVFDYKKLLHLNRRYINSLSIEGLKSEILNFAQFYNENNEEGGRMNTSLVMDQLLEIYQKRLVTLSDYFNLVNSALSYNYENLTKNKDEELDPEFKVWLKFELNLIFEKSKNAVDLHANFANLVNEAMVSGKKNLKHLRFLLTGEEVGPSLIDLIKTWKIVRECRLENFANLEQRLINIREILK from the exons atgtgTGTTTGTTCAACTCTTTGGACCATATACAATgtgttacacattttcctTCTTTTAACCCCTTACACCCTATCTTATCggtttaataatataaattttaataatgtaaatggTTCTAAATCCTTCTTTAACCCTTGTTTTATTAATCGCAAAAACTCCACTACTCAACCAAAATTACAACTCTCTAATCACTCAAATCCTCCAACACATGACAATAGTGCTAATTTACCGCACAATGAAAATCGTTTAACTTATGATAACTTTTTAAGTGATTTCAGAAGCGAAGAAGTTAGAGTTAGATTCGCTCCTTCTCCCACTGGTCCTCTACACATCGGCTCTCTAAGAACttatatatacaattatatatttgcAAAGAAGAACAATGGCAAATTAATACTTAGAATTGATGATACCGACTCTTCAAGAAATAACCAAAATAGCCTTAAAGATATCTTTTCTTCCCTAAA ttGGATAGGATTAGGATGGGATGAAGGTGTTAATAGGCTAAACGGAGACATGTATTATCAATCAAATAGAAAAGAAATATAcaa aaaattcgctcaaaaattaattgaCAGTAACAAGGCATATTATTGCTTTTGCAAAGAAAACTTCTTCACAAAATTCCTCGGA aggattttcaagtttaaatttaactataagtgtaaaaagtgCTCTAAGTTATCCcaaaatgaaattaaagcAAAGCTGAAAAAtctcaaatttatcattctTCTAAG AAGTGAAGGCGATGAGTTTGACGACTTTATTTTAGTGAGAAGAAACGGCGTTTCTACGTACAACTTTAGCAGTTGTGTAGACGATGTTCTCATGAATGTATCTCACATAATAAGAGGCTCAGAACACACAACTAATCTCCACAA GCAACagtatttgtttaaattattggatTATAAATGTCCAAAATTTGTACATTTGCCTCTGCTCCACGATGAGCAAAAGACTAAATTGAGTAAAAGAAATCCAAACTCCAAAGATTACACAATTACTCAGCTAAG taATGAGATATATGAAGTCGGCGATATAATTAAGATGTTTTCATTTGACCTGCTGAATAACGAGCCTGCGGTTTTCGACTATAAAAAGCTGTTACACCTAAACAGAAGATACATAAACAGCTTGAGTATTGAAGGACTGAAATCCgagattttaaattttgcaCAGTTTtataatgaaaataatgagGAGGGTGGTAGAATGAACACATCACTAGTAATGGACCAACTACTTGAAATATACCAAAAGAGACTAGTAACTCTGAGCGACTATTTTAATCTTGTAAACTCAGCTCTAAGCTacaattatgaaaatttaaccaaaaataaag ATGAGGAATTGGACCCTGAATTTAAGGTATGGCTGAAGTTTgagttaaatttgatatttgAGAAGAG TAAAAACGCAGTTGATTTACATGCCAACTTTGCGAATCTTGTGAACGAAGCCATGGTTAGCGGTAAGAAGAATCTGAAACACCTAAGATTCCTTCTAACTGGAGAGGAAGTTGGACCATCTCTAATAGATCTG ATCAAAACCTGGAAGATTGTCCGTGAATGCCGACTGGAGAATTTCGCAAATTTGGAGCAAAGactaattaatattagagaaattttaaaataa
- the CRK2 gene encoding Cell division control protein 2-like protein encodes MRRYHKMEKIGEGTYGVVYKAQNNHGEICALKKIRVEEEDEGIPSTAIREISLLKELHHPNIVWLRDVIHSEKCLTLVFEYLDQDLKKLLDACDGGLEPTTAKSFLYQILRGISYCHDHRILHRDLKPQNLLINREGVLKLADFGLARAFAIPVRSYTHEVVTLWYRAPDVLMGSKKYSTAVDIWSVGCIFAEMINGVPLFPGISEQDQLKRIFKILGTPSVDSWPQVVNLPAYNPDFSYYEKQSWSSIVPKLNESGIDLISRMLQLDPVQRISAKEALKHDYFKDLHRPPEFLNGVH; translated from the exons ATGAGGCGATATCACAAGATGGAAAAGATTGGGGAAGGTACCTACGGAGTAGTGTACAAAGCCCAGAATAACCATGGAGAAATTTGCGCCCTGAAAAAAATTAGAGTCGAAGAAGAAGACGAAGGCATTCCTAGCACAG CCATTCGGGAAATTAGTCTTCTTAAAGAGCTTCATCATCCTAATATTGTCTGGCTTAGGGACGTTATCCACAGTGAAAAATGCTTAACTTTAGTTTTTGAATACCTAGATCAAGatttaaagaaattattAGATGCTTGTGATG gTGGTTTGGAGCCCACAACTGCAAAGTCGTTTCTGTATCAGATCCTCAGAGGGATCTCATACTGTCACGACCACAGGATTCTACACCGCGACTTAAAGCCCCAAAATCTCCTAATTAACAGAGAAGGCGTCCTAAAATTAGCAGATTTTGGACTAGCAAG GGCTTTTGCAATACCTGTTCGAAGTTATACTCACGAAGTTGTGACTTTATGGTACAGAGCTCCAGATGTCCTCATGGGTTCTAAGAAATACTCAACTGCAGTAGATATTTGGAGTGTTGGATGCATTTTTGCAG aGATGATAAATGGAGTTCCACTATTCCCAGGAATATCTGAACAGGACCAGTTAAAGCGAATTTTTAAGATTCTCGGCACTCCAAGTGTTGATTCCTGGCCTCAAGTTGTCAACTTGCCAGCTTATAACCCCGACTTCTCCTACTATGAAAAACAGTCGTGGTCCTCAATT GTACCAAAGCTAAATGAATCAGGCATTGATCTAATTTCAAGGATGCTCCAGCTGGACCCGGTCCAGAGAATATCCGCAAAGGAGGCTCTCAAACACGATTATTTCAAAGATTTGCATAGACCTCCTGAATTTCTAAACGGTGTACACTAA
- the Dnajb9 gene encoding DnaJ domain protein, whose protein sequence is MKNYYSILGVAKNASRTDIRKAYLQKAKLYHPDLNSSPSAPSKFKEIQEAYNTLYDANRRKEYDSATIFGPSSRTGQAYRYNVNREYRNYTETPYENDSFESQFKAEAQRLRREWEQMEEKFRKENEKLSNFENIFKIRFFNNLGSFNPSRTYRFSESYSHPSTFIKYLFYLFNRILPLIMFPLGLVFYFTRPDPPGTRRAGSKIQIVYDSYGRAYTFDAYGRRYRIPEFDRR, encoded by the exons ATGAAGAACTATTATTCAATTCTAG GTGTTGCAAAAAACGCAAGTCGGACGGATATAAGAAAAGCGTATCTTCAGAAGGCTAAATTATACCATCCTGATTTAAACTCTTCACCTTCTGCACCATCTAAGTTCAAGGAGATCCAGGAAGCTTATAACACACTATATGATGCCAATCGTAGGAAGGAATATGACTCTGCaacaa tttttGGACCTTCGTCTAGAACTGGCCAAGCCTACAGATATAACGTTAATAGAGAATATCGCAATTACACTGAAACTCCTTATGAAAATGATAGTTTTGAGAGTCAGTTTAAAGCTGAAGCTCAACGTCTAAGGAGGGAGTGGGAACAAATGGAAGAGAAATTTAGA AAGGAGAATGAGAAACTGTCGAATTTTGAGAATATCTTCAAGATTAGATtctttaataatttgggaTCGTTTAACCCTTCCAGAACTTATAGATTTTCTGAGTCATATTCTCATCCGTCCACCTTCATCAAGTACTTATTCTACCTCTTCAATAGGATTCTTCCTCTCATTATGTTCCCTCTAGGCTTGGTCTTCTATTTCACAAGGCCTGATCC GCCTGGTACTAGGAGGGCTGGTtcaaaaattcaaataGTATACGATTCCTATG GACGAgcttacacatttgatGCTTATGGGAGAAGATATAG gatTCCCGAGTTTGACCGACGATAA
- the Herc2 gene encoding Regulator of chromosome condensation (RCC1) repeat family protein: MPSHLPQKPVKKLKKPVESSSGNLINTVTVKAEPIVSTSNIHVTPQYSDLSTVIYVWGDNPGKADESSGSSASEYWTPTIYRNLSDVKITHVCCSESHMLFLTSKKLIYTLGNGDYGQLGLGKGIIHVSEPTFVSKISDVKQICCGKFHSVALVEGGRLFSWGRNDFSGHLSGFATFSPKEILTNQESSPGVKIVCKCVSSSDLQTIAVCDEGRCLYFWGIAFNGERIQHPRLFFSFASERICQIGVGTSFALALSERGIVFNYGDGTYGEIYSESTITNSTPIFSRIKHSLIQNITQIAVGSRHALLIDDNKNVLAFGDNNYGQCGTSQGHHAAPVIVEFTDANFLPKYVYTGNRTSACINSGNQLFLWGHSSHHKLIFTSSVDILIQQQKQPGVSIISGYKNSVNQPVLIYSLLHEKITCAGLGPNYTVVISGQGKTS, encoded by the exons ATGCCATCACATTTACCTCAAAAGCCCGTAAAGAAGTTAAAGAAACCCGTAGAAAGCAGCTCTggaaatttaataaacaCA GTGACTGTTAAAGCTGAACCTATAGTTTCTACTTCAAACA ttCATGTAACTCCTCAGTATAGCGACTTAAGTACTGTAATATATGTTTGGGGAG ataaCCCTGGGAAAGCGGATGAAAGCTCTGGCTCTTCAGCCTCTGAGTACTGGACTCCTACAATTTATCGGAACTTATCGGATGTTAAAATCACTCACGTTTGTTGTAGTGAATCGCATATGTTGTTTTTGACCTCCAAAAAGCTCATTTACACGCTCGGTAATGGAGATTACGGCCAGCTTGGGCTTGGTAAGGGTATAATCCACGTTTCCGAGCCTACATTTGTCAGTAAGATTTCTGATGTGAAACAGATCTGTTGTGGCAAGTTCCACTCAGTTGCTCTTGTTGAAGGCGGCAGACTCTTCAGTTGGGGTCGAAATGACTTTTCCGGCCACTTGAGTGGGTTTGCCACCTTTTCACCCAAggaaattttaactaatcAGGAGAGCAGTCCGGGCGTTAAAATTGTATGTAAGTGTGTATCTTCCAGTGATTTACAAACCATTGCTGTTTGCGACGAGGGCCGCTGTTTGTACTTTTGGGGCATCGCTTTCAACGGTGAGCGTATTCAGCACCCAAGGTTATTTTTTTCCTTTGCGAGTGAGCGGATTTGTCAAATTGGTGTTGGAACTTCCTTCGCTCTCGCTTTAAGTGAGCGTGGCATTGTTTTCAACTACGGTGACGGTACTTATGGCGAGATTTATTCCGAAAGCACAATCACCAACTCCACTCCTATTTTCTCTCGGATAAAACACAGTTTGATTCAAAACATCACTCAAATCGCCGTTGGCAGCAGACATGCTCTCCTCATAGAcgataataaaaatgtccTAGCTTTCGGTGATAACAATTATGGCCAGTGTGGCACTTCTCAAGGCCACCACGCTGCTCCTGTAATTGTTGAATTCACCGACGCTAACTTTTTACCCAAATATGTCTACACTGGTAACAGAACTTCCGCTTGCATTAATTCAG GAAATCAATTGTTTCTTTGGGGTCATTCTTCTCACCATAAATTAATCTTTACATCTTCTGTCGACATTCTAATTCAACAGCAAAAGCAGCCTGGCGTGTCTATCATTTCAGGCTACAAAAACTCAGTAAATCAA CCTGTACTAATATACTCTTTGTTACATGAGAAAATCACTTGTGCCGGACTAGGTCCCAATTACACTGTTGTTATTTCTGGACAAGGTAAAACCAGTTAA
- a CDS encoding Protein kinase domain protein, translating to MKRLCSSCIRSSRVSKRNLDNGENLDDQKAKKRKNDKSSEYKECYVEILLDIQGRLCSSGFTGHNSTHTPATNITHQLNTRLGFENDFKIFSCGSENKDLDVEIDLEVKNDLCTDSQVCLTNPTSDQKYSELEFVNISSRKEVVKKEPDVQSVINLYNKGNSMKCKDEFKNIKDEDNSDNDNFFIESKKIYEQLLNTCNTASKTSNTKSRSRGDTSGNNKTSDTKTENANTASINIDASEVITKSRTRTNNEVNSPNDSATNYTSSTASNVSDDSSNASTTDALDSAPNNSTPDATVSKQLKKHTEKVEDKLRSKIKESLDNEIEMNDIVKFNTYICNLNNSQMINNFFNEFSDTTNTTSSNTLDSYGNSTILQRSTPNEQFEDSQSDPKRALSDPEGHELVLRDNSQESEVTSEHKPIDPEVSVEDNLRLDNMLEPEPVEDLRFKPKPVSEDKVSETKEANAPEESLVLDKVLDQVIGEHEKELPVGKSKVSEFKLKRSQPDFSNASNVDRRSQPSNTVNTDQRGESSNNFNLYNSVNDRRLEQNNQMNLNNNQSNAGTSSVSMSRRMEEDDYNNICTPKNKKMGSVNLKGLEMIKSNSDKLIKTINYTLNKRNKRSYNDTSNNNGKRKRYILINPNNNHVPNTAPHSKDVVMNKLKNQRTRTNANPMDSARMGMDDKVLERNCSSEMWNDDINVIIYRKMKLGYGSFSTVSLALLRFINQKNQNNEGEAQPADAATTENTSTAPNNGPPATADTMEKKRIYECAIKNINNNYGEMSRYQYIREKEMMLHYNQNVLKPISYRILYNNNNNKLYQLLLPRAKGDLLSMLIKLIIYRTNTINNKGNSTTSTKRNLDTSTKNNGESSEKRNNWKFYGLFIIEIKYILIQIINSIIYIHNCFQGNILRHTDIKLNNILVFCSEEDKYNPLKWQLNLSDFGSSILLQPNNFINNIQNIVASTQPTNFAKTTAQYSGNVKMNDDDDIFNYHMNEYMEQINTQLLSYNIGTLKYNSPETLLYDEFLNKRINNNRALLDYFYTTNNNNDSSLDIFFDKDNSASQTSDGNWSDKENSQMDPLKDYDSLKNMNEMVEINNVRYIKTSNKSDIWSLGIIITELVKYMIHYDFNNLDDLANVNLFNLYITDNFDCDLNFQASENSNSTTASGLNTNTTNYTTSSRNNNTTSRHNNTTSRNNTSANNSGGVGKLNANRLGSSTSINTPRPVPKTSKVSPKRSTGNIRHNMSRVGGLKDNHKLAGSKSSNIKNILYNNIGNGIFYKSKDKMLVDDENRMLSTYINNVCNNEFKVRKSKLLRLIYSKLYPKSDDNPESEDKDVFNPCEDSQESVPQASSRAQYDLLINLLTNLLSYYPSERLNSIEILGHEFFTNSRNIFKLIDHNNKIFVNKYYNLYENINSSDLNLYDDKYSYSWYKGPLYYYVYISSSNLTASVQDTPEDSLKMIIYNLEYDMLMNKSRELYGDEFIIYKLLKKLKIENNLNYRQITSTYTSHLLSRELYLLNRHKYQLE from the coding sequence atgaaaagaTTGTGTTCCTCATGTATACGTTCAAGTAGAGTTTCAAAGAGAAACCTGGACAATGGCGAAAATCTTGATGATCAAAAGGCAAAAAAGagaaaaaatgataaatctTCAGAGTATAAAGAGTGTTATGttgaaatattattagataTTCAAGGTAGATTGTGTAGCAGTGGGTTTACAGGCCATAATTCTACCCACACTCCTGCCACTAATATTACACATCAACTTAATACTAGGTTAGGTTTTGagaatgattttaaaatctttagCTGCGGAtctgaaaataaagatCTAGATGTAGAAATTGATCTGGaagtaaaaaatgatttatGTACAGATTCTCAAGTGTGTTTGACTAATCCTACAAGTGACCAGAAGTATTCTGAATTGGAGTTTGTAAATATATCAAGCAGAAAGGAAGTAGTGAAAAAGGAGCCGGATGTACAGAgtgttataaatttatataataaggGCAACTCGATGAAGTGTAAAGATGAGTTTAAAAACATAAAAGATGAAGACAACTCTGATAATGATAACTTTTTTATCGAATCGAAAAAAATTTACGAACAGCTCTTAAACACATGTAATACTGCCTCTAAAACTAGTAACACTAAATCCAGATCAAGGGGGGATACCAGTGGAAATAACAAGACTTCTGATACTAAAACTGAAAACGCTAATACTGCCAGCATTAACATTGATGCTAGTGAAGTTATCACTAAGAGTAGAACTAGAACTAATAATGAAGTTAATAGTCCAAATGATTCAGCCACAAATTATACCTCGAGTACCGCTTCAAATGTGTCTGACGATAGCTCAAACGCCTCGACTACTGACGCACTTGACTCCGCACCCAATAACTCCACACCTGACGCTACCGTCTCTAAACAATTAAAGAAGCATACCGAGAAGGTGGAGGATAAGCTCCGGAGCAAGATAAAGGAGAGTCTGGataatgaaattgaaaTGAACGATATCGTAAAGTTTAACACCTACATTTGTAACCTTAACAACAGTCAAATGATTAATAACTTCTTTAACGAGTTCAGTGATACAACTAATACGACCAGTAGTAACACGTTGGACTCTTACGGTAATAGTACGATATTACAAAGAAGTACTCCGAATGAGCAATTTGAAGACTCTCAGTCAGACCCGAAACGAGCTTTATCGGACCCTGAAGGCCATGAGTTGGTTTTGAGAGATAACTCACAAGAATCTGAAGTAACATCTGAGCATAAACCAATTGATCCAGAAGTGTCAGTGGAGGATAATTTGAGACTAGATAACATGTTGGAACCAGAGCCTGTAGAAGATCTTCGTTTCAAACCGAAACCGGTATCAGAGGATAAGGTATCAGAAACAAAAGAGGCCAATGCCCCAGAAGAATCGCTTGTATTAGACAAGGTGTTGGACCAAGTTATAGGCGAACACGAGAAGGAATTACCAGTTGGAAAGAGTAAAGTTAGTgaatttaaacttaaaagAAGTCAGCCTGACTTCAGCAATGCATCTAATGTTGATCGCAGATCGCAACCGAGCAATACAGTTAACACTGATCAGAGAGGAGAATCgagtaataattttaatttgtacaATAGTGTAAACGATCGCAGGTTGGAACAAAACAATCAAATGAATTTGAACAATAATCAGAGCAATGCAGGAACGAGTAGTGTAAGTATGTCACGGAGGATGGAGGAGGACGATTATAATAACATTTGCACTCCAAAGAACAAGAAAATGGGCTCAGTAAACTTGAAGGGTTTAGAGATGATCAAGTCAAACTCCGACAAGTTAATAAAGACGataaattacacattaaataaGAGGAATAAGAGGAGTTACAACGACACTAGCAACAATAACGGGAAGAGGAAACGGTACATACTAATTAACCCTAATAATAACCATGTTCCTAACACGGCACCCCATTCAAAAGATGTAGTGATGAATAAACTGAAGAATCAACGTACTAGAACCAACGCTAACCCGATGGATTCTGCAAGAATGGGAATGGATGATAAGGTGCTGGAGAGAAATTGTTCAAGTGAAATGTGGAATGATGACATTAATGTGATTATATATAGGAAGATGAAGCTGGGTTACGGGTCCTTTTCTACAGTTTCTCTGGCTCTCTTGAGGTTCATTAATCAgaaaaatcaaaataatGAAGGTGAAGCTCAGCCTGCTGATGCGGCTACTACGGAAAATACAAGTACAGCACCTAATAACGGTCCCCCTGCTACTGCTGATACAATGGAGAAGAAGAGAATATACGAATGCGCTATAAAgaacataaataataattatggaGAGATGTCCAGGTACCAATACATTCGAGAAAAGGAAATGATGCTACACTATAACCAGAATGTACTAAAACCAATCAGTTACAGGATTTTGTATAACAACAATAACAATAAGCTTTATCAACTACTACTGCCCAGAGCAAAAGGCGATTTACTCTCAATGCTcattaaactaattatataccgGACAAATACCATTAATAACAAGGGTAATTCTACCACCAGCACCAAGCGTAACCTAGACACGAGTACCAAAAATAATGGCGAGTCAAGTGAGAAGAGGAATAATTGGAAGTTTTATGGGTTGTTTATAATTGAGATCAAGTATATCCTGATACagataataaatagtatcATATATATACACAACTGTTTCCAGGGGAACATACTGAGGCATACCGATATTAAGCTCAATAACATACTGGTCTTTTGTTCTGAAGAGGATAAGTATAACCCTTTGAAGTGGCAGTTAAATCTTTCCGATTTTGGTTCATCGATCCTTTTACAGCCAAATAACTTTATCAACAATATTCAGAACATTGTTGCTAGCACTCAGCCGACTAATTTTGCCAAAACAACAGCTCAATATTCAGGAAACGTTAAGATGAACGATGACGACGATATTTTCAACTATCACATGAATGAGTACATGGAGCAGATAAACACACAGTTACTGTCATATAATATCGGGACACTCAAGTACAACTCACCAGAGACACTGCTGTACGACGAGTTTCTCAATAAGAGAATCAATAACAACAGAGCACTGCTGGactatttttacaccaCCAACAACAACAATGATAGTTCATTAGATATATTTTTTGATAAGGACAACTCTGCAAGTCAAACAAGTGACGGTAACTGGAGTGATAAGGAAAACTCTCAGATGGATCCCCTAAAAGATTATGATAGCCTCAAGAACATGAATGAAATGgtggaaataaataacGTGAGGTACATCAAGACAAGTAATAAGAGCGATATCTGGTCCCTGGGCATCATAATAACCGAGCTGGTAAAGTATATGATACACTACgatttcaataatttggATGACTTGGCTAACGTCAACCTGTTCAACTTGTACATCACCGACAACTTCGACTGCGACTTAAACTTTCAGGCCTCTGAAAACTCAAATTCTACCACAGCGTCCGGACTCAACACCAACACAACAAACTATACCACTTCATCCAggaataataatacaacATCCAGGCATAATAATACAACGTCCAGGAATAATACTAGTGCCAATAACAGTGGTGGTGTTGGCAAACTTAATGCTAATAGGTTAGGCTCGAGCACCTCTATTAACACCCCCAGACCTGTTCCCAAAACTAGTAAAGTTAGCCCTAAACGTAGTACTGGCAATATCAGGCATAACATGTCGAGAGTTGGAGGCTTGAAGGATAACCATAAATTAGCTGGTTCTAAGAGTTCaaatataaagaatatCCTGTATAATAACATCGGGAATGggattttttacaaaagtAAGGACAAGATGCTGGTGGATGACGAGAATAGGATGTTGTCAACCTACATTAACAATGTGTGCAATAACGAGTTTAAAGTCCGAAAGTCTAAGCTTCTGAGGCTAATTTACTCTAAACTGTACCCCAAGAGTGATGATAATCCAGAGTCTGAAGATAAAGACGTGTTTAATCCCTGTGAAGATTCTCAGGAGTCGGTACCTCAAGCTAGTTCAAGGGCGCAATATGATTTACTGATAAACTTGTTGACAAATTTGTTATCATACTATCCCAGTGAAAGGTTAAACTCGATAGAAATACTTGGGCACGAGTTCTTCACCAATAGCAggaatatatttaaattgaTCGACcacaataataaaatcttCGTAAACAAGTACTACAACTTGTACGAAAACATTAACTCTAGTGATCTGAACCTGTACGATGACAAGTATAGTTACTCATGGTACAAGGGCCCTTTATACTACTACGTTTACATCTCAAGTAGTAATTTAACGGCGAGTGTGCAGGACACTCCTGAAGACAGCTTaaagatgataatttataacCTGGAGTATGATATGCTAATGAACAAGTCTAGGGAATTGTACGGAGACGAGTTTatcatttataaattactcaagaaattaaagattgaaaacaatttaaattaCCGGCAAATCACTAGCACCTACACTTCCCACTTGCTATCTCGCGAGTTGTACCTGCTCAACAGGCATAAATATCAACTAGAGTGA
- the UBC27 gene encoding Ubiquitin-conjugating enzyme E2 K, with protein sequence MYMESREHLRLKRELKDIENENDSTVEAYVVDNNIFKWKGHILGPPGTPYEGGHFTLDISIPEDYPYSPPVIKFETKIWHPNISSETGAICLDILKSEWSPALTIRTALISIQALLSAPEPDDPQDAQVANMYKRNYKEFENTAKLWTSTFARSRDESREGKINLLLEIGIDRESAVRALEENGWDTTVAINRLMDA encoded by the exons ATGTATATGGAATCTCGGGAACATTTACGTCTAAAAAGA GAACTCAAGGATATAGAAAACGAAAATGATTCAACAGTTGAGGCATACGTAGTAGATAATAACATCTTCAAGTGGAAGGGGCATATACTCGGACCT CCTGGAACACCTTATGAGGGAGGCCATTTTACTTTGGACATTTCTATCCCCGAAGATTACCCTTACAGTCCCCCTGTG ataaaattcGAGACTAAAATTTGGCACCCTAACATATCTAGTGAAACTGGAGCTATCTGTTTAGACATTCTAAAGAGTGAATGGAGTCCAGCCTTAACAATTAGGACCGCTCTAATATCAATCCAGGCACTGCTTTCAGCACCTGAACCTG ACGACCCTCAGGACGCACAAGTTGCTAATATGTACAAAAGAAACTATAAAGAATTCGAAAATACTGcaaa GCTGTGGACCAGTACCTTTGCAAGAAGCCGGGACGAAAGTAGAGAGGGGAAG ATTAATTTACTTTTGGAAATTGGAATTGATCGAGAATCGGCTGTG AGAGCTTTGGAAGAAAACGGATGGGATACAACAGTAGCAATTAATAGACTTATGGATGCGTAA
- the TIM23-1 gene encoding Tim17/Tim22/Tim23/Pmp24 family protein, with translation MGDYLNVGSINPNLEILEKKKSQSKSDILGGNLTSRQLYLTGYGRHWGEKLTYSVGLAYGSGILCGGSFGLLKGISKGGATTKLFVNSILNNCSTYGPKLGNRLGCLTIIYCGINSLVKTVRGSDESDKYSAPIAGLLSGAVYKLSGPLAATAKYSLGTGLVFTAIDYALRNSFI, from the exons atggGAGATTATTTAAACGTTGGTAGCATAAATCCAAATTTGGAAATTCTTGAAAAAAAGAAATCGCAGTCGAAATCGGACATTTTAGGAGGCAATTTAACAAGTCGacaattatatttaacag gCTATGGAAGACATTGGGGAGAGAAATTAACCTATTCAGTGGGCTTAGCCTATGGATCtg GAATCCTGTGCGGGGGTTCATTCGGGTTATTAAAGGGAATTTCAAAGGGAGGAGCTAcaactaaattatttgtaaactCAATTCTGAATAATTGCAGTACCTACGGCCCGAAATTAGGGAATAGATTAGGATGCCtaactataatatattgtGGAATAAACAGTCTTGTAAAAACAGTAAGAGGCTCAGACGAGAGTGATAAGTACAGTGCTCCCATAGCTGGACTTCTCTCAGGAGCAGTTTATAAGCTTTCAGGACCACTCGCAGCAACTGCAAAGTATTCACTGGGCACTGGGCTTGTATTCACAGCTATAGACTACGCATTAAGAAACTCTTTCAtttaa